A region from the Candidatus Neomarinimicrobiota bacterium genome encodes:
- the flgK gene encoding flagellar hook-associated protein FlgK translates to MSITDILNIAKSSLAANQQAMQVLGHNIANAGTKGYSVQRINFTSNRPLITALGVFGRGVNAGSVVRAEARFLKERLFFEHQGLGKWTSINKSLREIELSFSGPGESDLSASITNFFNANEELSVNPESLAARANLIQRAEFMATKFNTTAELLLRMQINIDREIQTVARQVNELTRNIASINELIIITESGDNTANDLRDRRDILLEEISGLLDVKTVQKKDGGFIISLDGNLLVDGKAQRDLIIVQKSSGRGSITTLSLEGNSTELKVISGRLGGLIDTRDNYIGRYRISLDKMAVDLSNSVNAIHSTGFDLDGNTGINFFKSKIESALDMAVSSEVSSNSRQIAASGGYDANNDGINDTSNGPGDNSIIKLIADLRNTPINSDGTSSILDSYGSLLGSIAFDSEQAKDSSEIQELLVNQITNMKDAKIGVSLDEELTKMIVFQTNYAASARIISVVDNMMQTMLEMVG, encoded by the coding sequence ATGAGCATCACTGATATACTTAATATAGCGAAATCGTCCTTAGCCGCCAACCAGCAAGCAATGCAGGTTTTAGGTCATAATATAGCAAATGCCGGAACGAAGGGCTATTCTGTTCAGCGGATAAACTTTACTTCAAATAGACCGCTCATTACGGCGCTCGGGGTGTTCGGAAGAGGAGTGAATGCGGGTTCCGTTGTACGGGCGGAAGCCAGATTCCTAAAAGAACGGCTTTTTTTCGAACATCAAGGATTAGGAAAATGGACATCTATAAACAAATCACTAAGAGAAATTGAACTTTCGTTTTCAGGACCGGGGGAATCGGATCTAAGCGCATCAATCACTAACTTTTTTAATGCTAATGAGGAACTTTCAGTGAATCCTGAAAGTCTTGCCGCCAGGGCAAATTTAATTCAGAGAGCGGAGTTTATGGCCACAAAATTTAACACAACCGCCGAACTATTGCTTCGCATGCAGATAAACATTGATCGTGAAATTCAAACTGTAGCCAGACAGGTAAATGAACTTACCCGTAATATAGCTAGTATCAACGAATTGATTATCATAACTGAGTCCGGTGACAATACAGCAAATGATCTGAGGGATCGGCGCGATATTTTGTTGGAAGAGATATCGGGGTTATTAGATGTCAAAACTGTGCAAAAGAAAGACGGTGGATTTATCATCAGCTTGGATGGAAACCTGTTAGTTGACGGAAAAGCGCAAAGAGATCTTATAATAGTTCAGAAATCATCGGGAAGGGGTTCGATCACCACTCTATCATTGGAAGGTAATTCAACAGAACTGAAAGTTATAAGCGGTCGACTGGGAGGATTAATCGATACCAGAGATAATTACATTGGAAGATACAGGATCAGCCTGGATAAAATGGCAGTTGATCTTTCGAATAGCGTAAACGCCATTCATTCTACCGGATTTGATTTAGATGGTAACACCGGAATTAATTTTTTCAAATCAAAGATAGAATCTGCATTGGATATGGCTGTTAGCAGCGAAGTATCATCTAATTCCAGACAAATCGCGGCATCAGGAGGGTACGACGCTAATAACGATGGCATAAACGATACTTCAAATGGTCCGGGCGATAATTCAATTATAAAATTAATCGCCGACTTGAGGAACACCCCTATTAATTCAGATGGAACAAGTTCGATTTTAGATTCTTATGGAAGCCTATTAGGAAGTATTGCATTTGATTCGGAACAGGCAAAAGACTCTTCAGAAATTCAAGAATTATTAGTGAATCAAATCACTAACATGAAAGATGCAAAGATAGGCGTATCATTAGATGAAGAGCTCACGAAGATGATAGTATTTCAAACCAATTACGCTGCCTCAGCCAGAATAATAAGTGTTGTTGATAATATGATGCAAACTATGCTGGAGATGGTAGGATGA
- a CDS encoding flagellar protein FlgN, whose protein sequence is MISSTVRTFISDLKSEVEAYKSLNQILIGEKEALLKWDVDAATIILFEKDELVSKIKVLEQLRTDSAIAVGNELFPGAYLQSPPTLKNIIEKLDDDSAADLSAFRDNQIELIKNVRNLNAHNSLLMKKTVEIISGSISAMTADDSISSTYDQNGKYKESVNSPKLIDGTI, encoded by the coding sequence ATGATTAGCAGTACCGTTCGGACATTTATATCAGATTTGAAATCTGAAGTTGAAGCATACAAATCCCTTAACCAAATACTTATAGGTGAAAAGGAAGCATTATTAAAATGGGATGTGGATGCAGCGACGATAATATTGTTTGAAAAAGATGAATTAGTTTCAAAAATTAAAGTACTGGAACAATTAAGAACCGATAGCGCCATCGCCGTGGGAAATGAATTGTTTCCCGGTGCATATTTGCAATCCCCGCCGACTCTGAAGAATATTATAGAAAAATTGGACGATGATTCGGCCGCAGATTTATCCGCATTTAGAGATAACCAGATTGAGTTGATTAAAAACGTTAGAAATTTAAATGCGCATAACAGTTTATTGATGAAAAAAACGGTAGAGATAATTTCCGGCAGCATTAGCGCAATGACGGCAGACGACTCTATTTCATCCACGTATGATCAGAATGGGAAGTACAAAGAGTCTGTCAACTCGCCAAAACTTATTGACGGAACAATTTAA
- a CDS encoding rod-binding protein — protein MGIDLNKIIIGVGNNTNSFIGKLHNTQSANKSGKRDPEIDEATRNFEGLFLSHLMNEMMKTTGGALMGKGLSGDIFQSLFVQSISEQLTQGKGMGLSDMIYKYFERTGIVNDSKETAEK, from the coding sequence ATGGGAATAGACTTAAATAAAATAATAATCGGAGTTGGAAATAATACCAATTCATTTATTGGGAAGCTCCATAACACTCAAAGCGCTAATAAATCCGGCAAAAGAGATCCTGAGATAGATGAAGCGACAAGGAATTTTGAAGGTCTGTTTTTGTCTCACTTGATGAACGAAATGATGAAAACCACCGGAGGCGCTCTGATGGGCAAAGGATTATCCGGTGACATTTTCCAGAGTTTATTCGTGCAATCAATCAGCGAGCAACTAACTCAAGGAAAGGGAATGGGTTTATCAGACATGATTTATAAATATTTTGAGAGAACCGGAATTGTAAATGATTCTAAGGAAACGGCTGAAAAATGA
- a CDS encoding flagellar basal body P-ring protein FlgI has protein sequence MGIRKITAVFSVILLFGATLSGASRIKDVASISGLSSTQLLGYGLVTGLDGTGDRSSRRASLTLQSISNMLERFGITIAANDLRSVNVAAVMVTAELPAFAKPGTRIDVSISSIGDARSLQGGTLLLAPLFTTSGTFVSYAQGPLSVGGYNYETVFGDQVRQNHTQVGRIPGGGRIEIDIKSELVNDWLLTLVLRDPDFTSANLMAQTINDSFAVEIANARDASTVTVTVPEEYRAEGKLVKFVSEIETLEIEVDQTARVVINERTGTIVVGENVSLSAVVIAHGNLSIEITTVPIISQPNAFSQGKTVVTRAASITVSESSGGETAMVLNSAATVSDIASALNLLGVSPRDMIAIFQAMKQAGALHAELIIM, from the coding sequence ATGGGAATAAGAAAAATTACAGCGGTTTTCAGCGTCATTTTACTATTTGGCGCAACTCTATCCGGCGCTTCGCGCATAAAGGATGTTGCGAGTATATCAGGACTGTCGAGTACGCAATTGCTCGGTTATGGACTTGTCACAGGTCTGGACGGTACGGGAGACAGATCAAGCAGAAGAGCATCTCTTACGCTACAATCAATATCGAATATGTTAGAACGATTCGGAATTACTATAGCTGCAAATGATTTAAGATCCGTAAACGTTGCGGCTGTAATGGTAACGGCAGAATTACCGGCATTTGCCAAACCCGGAACTCGGATTGATGTCAGTATTTCAAGTATCGGTGATGCAAGAAGTCTGCAAGGGGGAACTCTCTTGCTTGCTCCCTTGTTCACTACTTCGGGAACATTCGTCTCATATGCACAAGGACCATTGTCCGTTGGTGGATATAATTACGAAACGGTATTCGGCGATCAGGTAAGGCAAAATCATACTCAAGTAGGAAGGATTCCCGGCGGCGGCAGAATCGAAATAGACATCAAAAGTGAGTTAGTGAATGATTGGCTGCTAACATTGGTCTTAAGAGATCCTGATTTCACATCCGCAAATTTAATGGCACAAACTATAAATGACAGTTTTGCGGTTGAAATCGCAAACGCTCGCGACGCATCAACAGTAACCGTAACCGTTCCGGAGGAATATAGAGCTGAAGGGAAACTGGTAAAATTTGTATCTGAGATAGAGACGCTTGAAATTGAAGTTGATCAAACGGCAAGAGTTGTAATTAACGAGAGAACAGGAACCATCGTAGTTGGTGAAAATGTCAGTCTGTCCGCAGTGGTAATAGCGCATGGTAATTTAAGTATAGAAATTACTACTGTACCCATAATATCTCAGCCAAACGCATTTTCGCAGGGAAAGACCGTTGTAACAAGGGCTGCGAGTATTACTGTAAGTGAATCATCGGGCGGTGAAACAGCAATGGTATTAAACTCTGCAGCAACAGTTTCGGATATCGCCTCCGCACTCAATTTACTGGGCGTATCACCACGTGATATGATAGCTATTTTTCAAGCAATGAAACAAGCAGGCGCCCTTCACGCTGAACTTATTATAATGTAA
- a CDS encoding flagellar basal body L-ring protein FlgH codes for MLIFLPMLWATGLNAQGFTIENQKSIFSDHKARAIGDVITIHIIEFSEADNKSATSTSKSSDLSVSVPVGTGSLSFLPSLSFGSTSSNAFSGQGGTSKRGSLTGKMTATIMEISPNGYYIVKGKRIIIINQDTQEMELTGIVRPRDIRADNTVFSYNIAEARITYTGKGPIHTGQRMGLIRRVAGWFF; via the coding sequence ATGTTAATATTTCTCCCAATGTTATGGGCAACAGGTCTTAATGCCCAGGGGTTTACGATTGAGAATCAGAAATCAATTTTTTCAGACCACAAGGCAAGAGCGATTGGTGATGTAATTACTATTCACATTATCGAATTTTCTGAAGCAGATAACAAAAGCGCCACCTCCACTTCCAAATCAAGCGATCTCTCGGTATCAGTGCCGGTAGGAACGGGTTCGTTGAGCTTTTTGCCATCTTTATCCTTTGGCTCCACATCAAGTAACGCGTTTAGCGGACAAGGCGGAACATCCAAGCGCGGTTCCCTTACAGGGAAAATGACCGCAACAATTATGGAGATAAGTCCGAACGGATATTACATAGTAAAAGGAAAACGAATCATTATTATTAATCAAGATACACAGGAGATGGAGTTAACAGGAATTGTGAGACCGAGGGACATCAGGGCTGACAACACGGTATTTTCGTACAATATAGCTGAGGCAAGAATTACGTATACAGGTAAGGGTCCAATCCACACAGGTCAACGTATGGGTCTAATCAGAAGAGTAGCAGGCTGGTTCTTTTAG
- the flgA gene encoding flagellar basal body P-ring formation protein FlgA, with protein MKSYFRNLTKLFSITFFIVIFGGFPAIAQVNTVTVTLLEDISISSEKIYLEDIANLSEIAEPLLSNLERVLIGPAPLPGRSRNIPKSIVMLRLAKEKLSEKVILDGAAKVKVKRVYNAISGQFVAELLRQYVRDNFPSSVRKLQVEVINPPAEIILPSDDTSLNFSIPIGILSRGRVTIQLVLRSGNNFKKIIPFSVNIRTFEDVLVTNRQLYRNSNIRDDDFRVELRETTKASSNKYINSFDEVKDKRLVRGVSANRILRSDMLRNPPLITRGTQLTLKVITKNLVVLTSGMAREDGQLNDWIEVQPLPSGKRIKAKILNSSTVVVEI; from the coding sequence TTGAAATCATATTTCAGAAATTTGACTAAACTATTTTCGATAACATTTTTTATAGTAATTTTTGGTGGCTTTCCTGCAATTGCTCAGGTGAATACCGTCACAGTCACACTCCTTGAAGATATTTCCATATCATCTGAAAAGATCTACTTGGAGGATATTGCAAATTTATCGGAAATAGCGGAACCATTGTTATCAAATTTAGAGCGGGTTTTGATAGGTCCGGCGCCCCTTCCGGGACGATCAAGAAATATACCTAAGAGTATTGTGATGCTGCGCCTTGCCAAAGAGAAACTCAGTGAAAAGGTAATTCTGGACGGAGCGGCAAAAGTAAAGGTTAAGCGTGTCTATAACGCAATTTCAGGTCAATTCGTCGCAGAATTATTGCGGCAATATGTGAGAGATAATTTTCCGTCATCAGTACGAAAATTACAAGTGGAAGTAATCAATCCGCCAGCCGAGATTATCCTACCTTCAGATGATACGTCACTGAATTTCAGCATACCAATTGGAATATTATCCAGAGGAAGAGTGACAATACAACTTGTTTTAAGATCCGGAAATAATTTCAAAAAAATTATTCCCTTTTCAGTAAACATTCGAACATTTGAAGATGTCCTTGTGACAAATCGACAATTATACAGGAATTCAAATATCAGGGATGATGATTTTAGAGTCGAGTTACGAGAAACAACTAAAGCCTCTTCAAACAAATACATAAATTCGTTTGATGAAGTGAAAGACAAAAGATTAGTCAGGGGAGTCAGTGCGAACAGGATACTAAGATCTGATATGCTTAGAAATCCACCTCTAATAACTCGCGGCACCCAGTTAACGTTAAAAGTAATCACAAAAAATTTGGTGGTTCTCACGAGTGGAATGGCCAGAGAAGATGGGCAGCTGAACGATTGGATAGAAGTTCAACCGCTTCCATCGGGGAAGAGAATAAAAGCAAAAATCCTAAACAGCTCGACAGTAGTTGTGGAAATATAA
- the flgG gene encoding flagellar basal-body rod protein FlgG has product MIRALKTAASGMYAQQLYVDTIANNLANVNTTAYKKTKLEFQDLLYHTIKAIGVAKDNGVTDPTSLQIGYGTRAIASQKIFIQGEMVQTDNTFDLAIQGRGFFRLLAVNGNDVYTRDGSFKLSSDGSVVSTHGYRLEPEVIIPSDAVAITINKDGTVSVIVDGDDLPVEVGKIELVNFINPAGLENLGENLYRESAASGDPLTNFGNSLNIGVLHQGFLETSNVNVVEEMVNLIVAQRAYEINSKAVKAAEEMLTTATNLKR; this is encoded by the coding sequence TTGATTCGAGCATTGAAAACTGCTGCTTCGGGAATGTATGCCCAACAGCTTTATGTGGATACAATCGCTAATAATTTAGCGAATGTAAATACAACAGCGTATAAAAAGACAAAACTTGAATTTCAGGATTTGCTTTATCATACAATAAAAGCAATCGGCGTGGCGAAAGATAATGGTGTTACCGATCCAACGAGCCTCCAAATAGGTTACGGCACCAGAGCTATTGCGTCGCAAAAGATTTTTATACAAGGTGAGATGGTTCAGACGGATAATACTTTTGATTTAGCAATACAAGGACGAGGATTCTTTCGACTTTTAGCTGTAAATGGTAATGACGTCTATACACGGGATGGCTCTTTTAAACTATCAAGCGACGGGTCAGTGGTGTCTACTCATGGATATAGACTTGAACCGGAAGTGATAATACCTTCGGATGCGGTAGCAATTACCATTAACAAAGACGGGACTGTTTCAGTTATAGTAGATGGCGACGATCTACCTGTGGAAGTGGGCAAGATAGAGTTGGTAAATTTCATAAATCCAGCCGGTCTTGAAAATTTAGGTGAAAATCTTTATCGCGAATCCGCAGCATCGGGAGATCCCCTAACGAACTTCGGTAATTCCCTCAATATAGGAGTTCTCCATCAGGGATTTCTTGAAACTTCAAATGTAAACGTGGTGGAGGAGATGGTGAATCTGATAGTTGCACAACGTGCATATGAAATAAATTCTAAAGCGGTAAAAGCGGCAGAAGAAATGCTGACTACTGCAACAAACCTGAAGAGATAA
- the flgF gene encoding flagellar basal-body rod protein FlgF translates to MPKGIYQAAAGMVAGMSRFETIANNLANAGTTGFKRDLQFLRLLSDKQIELQNRRPDGEPVKSLVQVQYTDFSQGELTETGNRLDMAISGEGLFVVQTMTGVAYTRNGSFTLDENHTLVDYNGNKILGDRGEIIINGFEINVNRNGEIEVDGSEVAKLRIVTFEDLTKIKKIGNSLFVPRDASVYPIEPEKKYIISQGYLETSNVNLVQEMITMITLGKEFDANQKIIQTNDELMQKEAREVGRVR, encoded by the coding sequence ATGCCTAAAGGAATATACCAAGCCGCAGCCGGGATGGTTGCAGGTATGAGTCGTTTCGAAACCATTGCAAATAATTTAGCCAATGCCGGAACGACAGGATTTAAACGCGATTTGCAGTTTTTACGTTTGCTGTCGGATAAACAAATAGAACTACAAAATAGAAGACCGGATGGCGAACCGGTAAAATCTTTAGTGCAAGTTCAGTACACTGATTTTTCTCAAGGAGAGCTGACAGAAACAGGGAACAGACTGGACATGGCAATAAGCGGAGAAGGGTTATTCGTAGTCCAAACTATGACTGGCGTTGCTTACACAAGAAACGGGTCATTTACTCTCGACGAAAATCATACACTTGTAGATTACAATGGCAATAAAATTCTGGGCGATAGAGGTGAAATTATTATAAACGGCTTCGAAATAAATGTAAACAGAAATGGGGAGATAGAAGTAGACGGTAGCGAAGTCGCCAAGCTACGCATTGTAACATTCGAGGATTTGACAAAAATAAAGAAAATAGGCAATAGCTTATTTGTCCCACGTGATGCAAGCGTATATCCCATAGAACCTGAAAAAAAATACATAATATCCCAGGGATATCTTGAAACATCTAACGTAAATCTCGTTCAGGAGATGATTACGATGATAACGCTCGGAAAAGAATTTGATGCTAATCAGAAAATCATTCAAACCAACGATGAATTAATGCAGAAAGAAGCGCGGGAAGTGGGAAGAGTCCGGTAA
- a CDS encoding response regulator — MIKLLAIDDDPIIRTLIKKTFSNLGFEVLTASDGFEGIHATITQKPALILLDIMMPIVDGLEVLKRIKEVPEVSKIPIIMFTAVAESKMVIESSKLGADDYIIKPFQSSILITKVRDLLQKVSLENL; from the coding sequence ATGATTAAATTATTAGCAATAGATGACGATCCGATTATTCGAACACTCATAAAAAAAACTTTCAGTAATCTCGGGTTTGAGGTTCTTACCGCTTCTGATGGATTCGAAGGGATTCATGCAACAATAACACAAAAACCTGCCCTAATATTATTAGATATAATGATGCCAATCGTAGATGGTTTAGAAGTTTTAAAAAGAATAAAAGAAGTACCAGAAGTTTCAAAAATACCTATTATAATGTTTACAGCTGTTGCAGAAAGTAAGATGGTAATTGAATCATCCAAGCTGGGTGCGGATGACTATATCATCAAACCTTTCCAAAGTTCCATCCTGATAACAAAAGTCAGAGATTTGTTGCAAAAAGTATCTCTTGAAAATTTATAG
- a CDS encoding response regulator: protein MKVLIIEDNPINRLLLKKILSHHGVDVLEAENGKIGIEKARNQIPNLILLDLQLPEIDGCTVAKTLKADESTAHIPLIAVSANVREADKMKAIEAGCEGFIEKPVNTRTLFEQIKQYVS from the coding sequence ATGAAAGTACTAATTATAGAAGATAACCCCATAAATAGATTGCTTCTGAAAAAGATACTTAGTCATCATGGAGTTGATGTTTTGGAGGCTGAAAATGGGAAAATAGGAATTGAAAAAGCGCGGAATCAGATCCCTAATTTAATATTGTTAGATCTTCAGCTGCCGGAAATAGATGGTTGTACAGTAGCAAAAACTCTAAAGGCTGATGAAAGTACGGCACATATTCCGTTGATAGCAGTCTCCGCTAATGTACGGGAAGCTGATAAGATGAAAGCGATTGAAGCCGGTTGCGAGGGGTTTATAGAAAAACCGGTGAATACGCGAACGTTATTCGAACAGATAAAGCAATATGTATCGTAA
- a CDS encoding PAS domain S-box protein: MNKKILYIEDEQNLLDLVLEVLTNAGYDAIGATDGLSGIKIAKAEMPDLILLDLNLPNISGWEVISMLKGDSLLKDVPIVVITGDTDAEGLEKTVCAGSSGFLSKPLNLTNLPSIIEDFIHGKILEVDISIEKKEGYLREQSQRLVSRLYEQIDNLTETNQKITDLNKEMAKRDAYIENMLDPLWVLDLNGNTIDFNPALKRFLGCSKERLMKSNVNDFLDEKNREIYRKQDKKRIENLVPSSYQLTFTDYRGIKKQTIITGHPIIEEGILTGTFSLIKDVSNRKLMEEKYRQIIESTSEGMYQCNLDGILTMVNPALIRILGYDSKEELLNHDIKESIYNNPESWNEYISNLLETKTESRYEKPFRKKNGDEIYIIGSSKVVIDEYGTEPYISGSIKDITERWILEREREKFTQALKEKNSQLKEVNILKDEFLANMSHELRTPLNSIIGFSEVMVDGLTGDLNEEQSEFVENIRSSGLHLLDLINNILDLSKIRAGMMTIFPTDVSLCFLSKEICGTFLPQATKKNIEWNVNLPDYEIEVKVDPMKIKQVLINIIGNAFKFTPDNGVITLTLKEVNITDWENPEATEAKMDEGNAVSYHIQDSGIGLSGGEIEVMFDEFRQIDGTYTRDNGGTGLGLPISEKFITLHGGKILVQSEQNVGTNIIILLPKEAIVPVEEKSAPGEDIIEYSEDIGVMVTQ; encoded by the coding sequence ATGAACAAAAAAATACTTTACATAGAAGACGAGCAAAACCTCCTTGATCTGGTATTAGAAGTGTTGACAAATGCAGGTTATGATGCTATAGGAGCAACTGATGGATTATCAGGTATCAAAATAGCGAAAGCGGAGATGCCGGATCTTATTTTGCTCGATTTAAATCTGCCGAATATCTCCGGCTGGGAAGTTATCTCGATGTTGAAGGGAGACAGTCTTTTAAAGGATGTTCCTATAGTGGTTATCACGGGAGATACTGATGCGGAAGGACTGGAAAAAACCGTGTGTGCGGGGTCAAGCGGATTTCTGAGTAAGCCGCTGAATCTTACGAACCTACCTTCAATAATCGAAGATTTTATTCATGGAAAAATTTTAGAGGTTGATATATCTATAGAAAAGAAGGAAGGTTACCTCAGAGAACAATCTCAAAGATTGGTAAGCAGGCTATATGAGCAGATAGATAATCTCACGGAAACAAATCAAAAAATCACCGATTTAAACAAGGAGATGGCTAAGCGAGATGCATATATAGAAAATATGCTGGATCCTCTCTGGGTGCTTGACTTAAACGGTAATACGATTGATTTCAACCCGGCTCTTAAACGATTTCTCGGGTGCAGCAAAGAGAGATTAATGAAAAGTAATGTAAATGATTTTCTTGATGAAAAGAACAGGGAAATATACAGGAAACAGGATAAAAAAAGAATAGAAAATTTAGTACCTTCCAGCTATCAACTGACCTTTACAGACTATAGAGGAATTAAAAAACAGACAATTATAACCGGACACCCAATTATTGAAGAGGGAATCTTAACCGGCACGTTCTCTCTAATAAAAGATGTTAGTAATAGAAAACTTATGGAAGAGAAGTATCGGCAAATAATCGAGAGCACGAGTGAGGGTATGTACCAGTGTAATTTGGATGGAATTTTGACTATGGTGAATCCGGCATTAATCCGGATATTAGGTTATGATTCAAAAGAAGAACTCTTAAATCATGATATAAAAGAAAGCATTTATAATAACCCTGAAAGCTGGAATGAATATATTAGCAATTTATTGGAAACTAAAACGGAGTCGAGGTACGAAAAACCATTCAGAAAGAAAAACGGGGATGAAATTTATATCATCGGTTCCTCGAAAGTAGTAATAGATGAATATGGGACAGAGCCGTATATATCAGGGAGTATAAAAGATATAACTGAGCGCTGGATTCTTGAAAGGGAAAGAGAAAAATTTACGCAAGCACTAAAGGAAAAAAACAGTCAGCTCAAAGAAGTGAACATATTAAAAGATGAGTTTTTAGCTAATATGAGCCACGAATTGAGAACTCCTCTTAATTCAATTATAGGATTCTCAGAAGTAATGGTGGACGGTCTGACAGGTGACTTGAACGAAGAACAGTCAGAATTTGTGGAAAATATCAGAAGCAGTGGACTTCATCTTTTAGATCTCATAAATAATATATTAGACCTGAGCAAAATCAGAGCCGGGATGATGACCATATTCCCAACGGATGTTAGCCTATGTTTTCTAAGCAAAGAAATATGTGGAACATTTCTCCCACAAGCTACCAAGAAGAATATTGAATGGAACGTTAATTTGCCGGATTACGAAATTGAGGTAAAAGTGGATCCGATGAAAATCAAGCAAGTATTAATAAACATTATAGGAAACGCATTCAAATTTACTCCGGATAACGGAGTGATAACATTGACTCTTAAAGAAGTTAATATAACGGATTGGGAAAACCCTGAAGCAACCGAAGCCAAGATGGATGAGGGAAATGCTGTTTCATATCACATTCAGGATTCGGGTATCGGATTGTCCGGAGGTGAAATTGAAGTGATGTTTGATGAGTTCAGGCAGATTGACGGAACCTATACGAGGGACAATGGAGGTACGGGATTGGGTCTGCCTATCTCGGAAAAATTTATCACACTGCATGGCGGTAAAATATTAGTTCAGAGTGAACAAAATGTAGGAACAAATATCATAATTCTTCTCCCGAAAGAAGCAATTGTCCCTGTAGAGGAAAAATCAGCGCCGGGTGAGGATATAATAGAATATTCCGAAGATATCGGAGTAATGGTTACCCAATAA
- a CDS encoding GAF domain-containing protein: MNDNNIAEFEILGSISKLISSNTEGETKFEEIFKLLSRLVPFESASLFVYSGDSQELGKVGDFGGGVDLAQNFSFGKGMGLSSYVAEEKRTILLSNLHDGPRFNHGSLKSFLSVPMVVEDNLVGVINFGHSEPEMFNQTHVEYLEIVATQLAGIILQLEYTTKLKANNQKLKDANIALEEAQEKLIEAEKMATLGHITAGINHEINNPLAVISGHIQLLEMDPEGIPDRVIERLHIVMKEVDRISDVLRNLQKVKKIALSEYTSDGVHMLDIDKSLSA, encoded by the coding sequence ATGAATGACAATAACATAGCCGAATTCGAAATCCTTGGTTCCATCTCTAAACTTATCAGTTCAAATACGGAAGGCGAAACAAAATTCGAGGAAATATTTAAGTTATTATCCCGATTAGTTCCATTCGAATCAGCATCCTTATTCGTTTATAGCGGTGACTCACAAGAATTGGGTAAAGTAGGCGATTTCGGGGGAGGAGTAGATTTAGCACAGAATTTTTCGTTCGGAAAAGGGATGGGACTTTCTTCTTACGTTGCCGAAGAAAAACGAACTATTCTTCTTTCAAATTTGCATGATGGCCCCCGATTTAATCATGGCTCCCTAAAGTCGTTTTTATCCGTGCCGATGGTGGTAGAAGACAATTTAGTGGGAGTGATTAATTTTGGGCATAGTGAGCCTGAAATGTTCAATCAAACACACGTAGAATATCTTGAAATTGTCGCAACTCAACTTGCCGGTATAATTCTCCAGTTGGAGTATACCACAAAATTAAAGGCTAATAACCAAAAGCTTAAAGATGCCAACATAGCTCTTGAAGAGGCTCAAGAAAAACTGATTGAGGCGGAGAAAATGGCTACGCTCGGTCACATTACAGCTGGCATAAACCATGAAATAAACAATCCATTAGCTGTGATATCAGGGCATATACAACTTCTCGAAATGGACCCTGAAGGTATACCGGACAGAGTAATTGAGCGGCTGCATATTGTGATGAAAGAGGTAGATAGGATATCAGATGTTTTAAGAAATCTGCAAAAAGTGAAAAAAATAGCTCTTTCTGAATACACAAGTGACGGGGTGCATATGCTGGATATTGACAAAAGCTTAAGTGCATGA
- a CDS encoding EscU/YscU/HrcU family type III secretion system export apparatus switch protein: MAEKTDLSAAAIKYDLDESIIPKIIASGNDVTAEEIILIAKEYGIPIKEDPALMEMLMHIEVMEEIPPEAYALVAEVFAFIYEMNLKAKKAENKTSVQDYE, from the coding sequence ATGGCAGAAAAGACTGATTTATCAGCAGCAGCAATAAAGTATGATTTGGATGAAAGCATAATTCCAAAGATTATCGCCAGCGGCAATGATGTTACTGCTGAAGAAATAATTCTAATAGCCAAAGAATATGGCATTCCAATAAAAGAAGACCCTGCGCTGATGGAAATGCTCATGCATATTGAAGTTATGGAAGAAATTCCACCTGAAGCGTATGCGCTTGTCGCAGAGGTTTTTGCCTTTATTTACGAGATGAACCTAAAAGCGAAAAAAGCTGAAAATAAAACCTCTGTCCAAGATTATGAATGA